In Terriglobia bacterium, a single genomic region encodes these proteins:
- a CDS encoding tetratricopeptide repeat protein gives MENGTAFSLTGKTNGGAHGPLSSSRKASDRGARRHLEGDSEGAKSEYLSALELDPNNPTAHNNLGFLLAQEGELDAAIAHYQRALEVDPHKSMAMANMGIARVAQGEDQAGVDWLRRAVETDSTNVLALDNLARLLLKLRRLTEAEAAARSALEVSPYEARILLTLGLAVAGQQRLNEAVEILNRSVQLDPKSANAWEQLGVVLWMRQDLGSASDALRRSLTLAPNNVSARYHFALVLLTKGDQDEAIRELASVLAIDPGHVPAQLDLAVLAVSRGEWQAALGRLEMVLHMDGENSRALFYRAVVLDRIDRQDEATPILQSLGAGTGKYAERARQYLEERSTIS, from the coding sequence ATGGAAAACGGAACGGCATTCTCGCTGACCGGCAAGACCAACGGTGGCGCTCACGGGCCGCTTTCAAGCTCGCGCAAAGCCAGCGACCGCGGTGCCCGGCGCCATCTTGAGGGCGATTCCGAGGGCGCAAAATCGGAATATCTTTCTGCGCTCGAACTGGACCCGAATAATCCTACCGCGCACAACAATCTCGGCTTCCTGTTGGCGCAGGAAGGCGAATTGGATGCTGCCATCGCCCACTATCAGCGCGCGCTGGAGGTTGATCCCCACAAAAGCATGGCGATGGCCAACATGGGGATTGCCCGCGTGGCTCAAGGGGAAGACCAGGCAGGCGTTGATTGGCTCCGGCGTGCGGTGGAGACCGATTCCACGAATGTTCTTGCCTTGGACAATCTGGCGCGGCTCTTGCTCAAGTTGCGCCGCCTTACCGAGGCGGAAGCCGCCGCGCGCTCGGCTCTTGAAGTCTCTCCTTACGAAGCTCGGATCCTTCTGACACTGGGCCTGGCAGTTGCCGGGCAGCAACGGTTGAATGAGGCCGTGGAAATTCTGAATCGGTCGGTGCAACTCGACCCGAAATCCGCGAATGCCTGGGAGCAGTTGGGTGTGGTTTTGTGGATGCGGCAGGACCTGGGTTCGGCTTCCGACGCCTTGCGGCGTTCTCTGACGCTTGCACCGAACAATGTATCGGCGCGCTATCACTTCGCGCTGGTCCTCCTGACTAAGGGCGACCAGGATGAGGCGATTCGTGAACTCGCATCCGTTCTGGCGATTGATCCTGGACATGTACCGGCCCAGCTCGACCTGGCGGTGCTCGCCGTCTCACGCGGTGAATGGCAGGCCGCGCTTGGCCGGCTGGAGATGGTGCTCCATATGGATGGAGAAAATTCGCGGGCGCTGTTTTACCGCGCCGTGGTACTCGACCGGATTGACCGCCAAGATGAGGCAACGCCAATTCTGCAATCCCTGGGCGCGGGCACGGGGAAATATGCGGAAAGGGCACGGCAGTACCTGGAGGAAAGGAGCACTATTTCGTAG
- a CDS encoding glycosyltransferase family 2 protein, with product MSCATSQPELGHFHPARESRPLPRELKDFCGFHAGETILVCGCGSSLAQLVAPERFITIGVNDVGRLFQPDYLVVLNPRQQFQGDRFRFVEESRARAIFTQLDLGIRHPHIVKIRLGRYGGVDCSDPTSLHFARNSPYLALCLAIHMGAKRIGLIGVDFTQDHFFARTGQHPLTRELPQIDQEYARLHAACRDNGIEIVNLSVHSRLTAFPHLSLQEFYGVEAASLRIVSYSTTPMAGVPAILSRCIAACTPHQPRCVVATNSYGNGVSFEGDVEWGRSPEEARELLRSADLVIVHNGKIDFAHRSLFARKAVITMAHNYAWNVDTTFVEQGYPGVVVGQYQATLPEFKTWQVVPNPVPLWEKEFQPGLKQPPITICYTPSGKHDHYPVNSRLHWHSKGYETTVRVLRVLARQYPLRLELIDTRQISHAESLAKKRRAHIVIDECVTGSYHRNSLEGLACGCVVVNGLGRVPAIVEAFCSCAPSDRDVPFVCAGLDNLEEVITLLISNGAEALLQQGRHNRSWMESHWNFTQQWQRFWQPVVGAALGKARSAGSWMAIPPKVQTNGANHMSAATRRQPPPGVSVVVCHGGEDRLGHLSASLANLRQCHGVNEIIIADMGTFPWAEGLARRRADKYIFIRNDDAFERARCLNVGTAIAEFDLVLWIDNDLMVPAGFVNNAVTEMRARQLDYLIPYVAVNYLSEADSQKVMEGALGPAACTPVNSYRALYVCGAAGLVRQSFVLTYGGLSELFRGWGGEDGAWWHKAKLLGQAGVVQRPDQYIYHLFHANSGAYGGSQHRDSNPYYSRNLAVLTEMRSIRDRQLYLKRFPRQPLFSCEWQGKRVLLLGKAVPETDGFATEDLGRSLAELTGVQVEHQPANGAWEWHHQSDAIVIFSTPAATAFLSDESLRRLWQKTIVLHSGGDLNDIVVERLKRAGGILAMQSPDLQALQHAGLRP from the coding sequence GTGAGCTGCGCAACGTCCCAACCCGAACTTGGACACTTCCATCCTGCGAGGGAGTCGCGTCCTCTGCCGCGCGAGCTGAAGGATTTCTGCGGCTTTCACGCCGGAGAGACGATTCTGGTTTGTGGCTGCGGCTCTTCGTTGGCGCAGTTGGTTGCTCCAGAGAGGTTCATTACTATCGGGGTGAATGATGTTGGCCGGCTCTTCCAGCCCGACTACCTGGTTGTATTGAACCCCAGGCAGCAGTTCCAAGGCGACCGTTTTCGCTTTGTCGAGGAGAGCCGGGCGCGCGCCATCTTTACCCAGTTGGATCTGGGGATCCGCCACCCGCACATCGTAAAAATCCGTCTGGGAAGGTACGGCGGCGTTGATTGTTCTGATCCTACCTCGCTGCACTTTGCGCGTAACTCTCCCTACCTTGCGCTGTGTCTGGCGATCCATATGGGAGCGAAGAGGATCGGGTTAATCGGCGTCGATTTCACCCAGGACCATTTTTTTGCGCGCACGGGCCAGCACCCGCTTACACGGGAACTCCCTCAGATTGACCAGGAATACGCACGGTTGCACGCTGCTTGCCGGGACAACGGCATCGAGATCGTCAATCTGAGCGTCCACAGTCGCCTCACCGCTTTTCCACACCTTTCCTTGCAGGAATTCTATGGTGTCGAGGCGGCCTCGCTTCGCATCGTTTCCTATTCCACAACCCCGATGGCGGGTGTGCCCGCGATCCTGTCCAGGTGTATCGCTGCGTGCACACCGCATCAGCCTCGCTGCGTCGTCGCCACCAACAGCTACGGCAATGGAGTGAGCTTTGAGGGAGATGTGGAGTGGGGACGCTCACCGGAAGAGGCGCGTGAACTTCTGCGGTCCGCCGATCTGGTTATCGTTCATAACGGCAAGATTGATTTCGCGCACCGTTCTCTGTTTGCGCGTAAGGCTGTCATTACCATGGCCCATAACTACGCGTGGAACGTGGATACGACCTTCGTCGAGCAAGGTTATCCGGGCGTGGTGGTAGGACAGTATCAGGCGACACTCCCGGAATTTAAGACGTGGCAGGTGGTGCCCAACCCCGTACCGTTGTGGGAGAAAGAGTTTCAACCCGGCCTGAAACAGCCGCCGATCACGATTTGCTACACGCCTTCAGGAAAGCATGATCATTACCCCGTGAATTCCAGGCTGCACTGGCACTCGAAGGGGTATGAAACCACGGTGCGCGTCTTACGGGTGCTGGCGCGCCAGTATCCACTGCGGCTTGAGTTAATCGACACACGTCAGATCTCTCATGCTGAGTCGCTGGCGAAGAAGCGCCGTGCTCATATCGTGATTGACGAATGCGTCACCGGCAGCTATCACCGCAACAGCTTAGAAGGGCTGGCGTGCGGTTGTGTTGTCGTTAACGGCCTCGGCCGTGTTCCCGCCATCGTGGAGGCATTTTGCTCCTGTGCTCCCAGCGACAGAGATGTGCCATTTGTGTGTGCCGGGCTCGACAATCTGGAAGAGGTAATCACGCTGCTGATCTCAAATGGCGCCGAGGCGCTGCTGCAGCAAGGCAGGCATAACCGCTCTTGGATGGAATCGCATTGGAATTTCACTCAGCAGTGGCAACGGTTTTGGCAACCGGTTGTCGGGGCCGCATTGGGGAAAGCCCGTAGTGCGGGCTCTTGGATGGCCATTCCGCCTAAAGTACAGACGAATGGAGCTAACCACATGAGTGCAGCAACTCGGAGGCAACCGCCGCCAGGAGTCAGCGTAGTGGTGTGTCATGGCGGCGAAGATAGGCTTGGCCATCTAAGCGCGTCGTTGGCTAATCTGCGCCAGTGCCACGGCGTCAATGAAATCATAATCGCCGACATGGGAACTTTCCCCTGGGCCGAAGGTTTGGCCAGGAGGCGGGCCGATAAGTACATCTTCATTCGAAATGACGATGCGTTCGAGCGTGCCCGCTGTCTGAATGTGGGAACAGCAATCGCAGAGTTCGACCTGGTGCTGTGGATAGACAATGACCTGATGGTACCGGCTGGCTTCGTCAACAATGCAGTCACGGAGATGCGTGCCCGCCAGTTAGACTATTTGATCCCTTATGTTGCGGTTAACTATCTATCGGAGGCAGATAGTCAAAAGGTCATGGAAGGCGCCCTTGGCCCTGCTGCGTGCACACCCGTCAACAGCTACCGTGCTCTCTATGTGTGTGGGGCCGCCGGCCTTGTCCGGCAATCGTTTGTTCTTACCTATGGCGGCCTCTCGGAACTGTTTCGCGGCTGGGGCGGCGAAGATGGAGCCTGGTGGCACAAGGCCAAGCTGCTGGGACAGGCTGGCGTGGTTCAACGGCCGGACCAGTATATCTACCACCTCTTTCATGCGAACTCCGGCGCCTACGGAGGTTCACAACATCGTGACAGCAACCCTTATTACTCCAGGAACCTTGCCGTACTCACGGAAATGCGTTCCATCAGGGACCGGCAGCTTTATCTCAAGCGCTTCCCCCGTCAACCATTGTTTTCGTGTGAATGGCAGGGGAAAAGGGTTCTCCTTTTAGGGAAGGCGGTGCCAGAGACTGATGGTTTTGCAACAGAGGACCTTGGGCGCTCCTTAGCGGAGCTCACAGGTGTTCAGGTTGAGCACCAGCCTGCCAACGGAGCGTGGGAATGGCATCATCAATCGGATGCAATCGTGATCTTCAGCACGCCTGCAGCGACGGCATTTCTGTCCGATGAATCCTTACGGCGCTTGTGGCAGAAAACCATCGTTCTACACAGCGGTGGAGACTTGAACGATATCGTCGTGGAGCGGCTTAAGAGAGCTGGCGGGATTCTCGCAATGCAAAGTCCTGACCTGCAGGCGCTTCAGCACGCTGGCCTTCGCCCCTGA